A DNA window from Hevea brasiliensis isolate MT/VB/25A 57/8 chromosome 2, ASM3005281v1, whole genome shotgun sequence contains the following coding sequences:
- the LOC110637395 gene encoding uncharacterized protein LOC110637395, which translates to MEVYGKSMVSGPANVIYLSTILGRDGPIPVHKCDWKCENEHVCGNMYLCKLTGLTHICDKNCNQRILYDNHSSLCRASGQISPLSPAEEQAVRGVRRKIDADGSPTDSCAFKRRRDAQLHPSPFERSFSAASPICSQVGDGMDMN; encoded by the coding sequence ATGGAGGTATATGGCAAATCCATGGTATCAGGTCCTGCCAACGTTATTTATCTGTCCACTATTCTGGGCCGGGATGGGCCAATTCCTGTCCACAAATGCGATTGGAAATGTGAAAATGAACACGTGTGTGGAAACATGTACCTCTGCAAACTAACTGGTCTCACTCACATCTGTGACAAGAACTGTAACCAGAGAATTTTGTATGATAACCATAGTTCCCTTTGCCGAGCAAGCGGTCAAATTTCCCCCCTTTCGCCAGCTGAGGAGCAGGCAGTAAGAGGGGTTCGCAGGAAGATTGATGCTGACGGTTCCCCCACTGATAGCTGTGCTTTTAAGCGCAGACGGGATGCACAGCTTCATCCTTCTCCTTTTGAGAGATCTTTCTCAGCTGCCAGTCCAATCTGCAGCCAAGTTGGGGATGGCATGGATATGAACTAG